The following nucleotide sequence is from Synechococcus sp. KORDI-52.
TCGCGAGTCCTTGCGTTGCAAGTTTCTGGAGGAGCACACCCATGCCGAAGACGAAGTGCGCTTTTTTGTTGAAGGGTATGGCTTGTTTGTGCTGCACATCGGTTCCGAGGTGCTCAGCGTGCTGTGTGAACGGGGCGACCTGATGCGGGTCCCGGCAGGGACCCGTCATTGGTTTGACATGGGCTCTCAGCCCCGGTTCTGTGCAGTGCGCTGGTTCAACAACCCCGAGGGTTGGGTGGCGCAATACACCGGCAGCAGCATCGCCCAGCGATTTCCCAGGCTTGACTGAGGGTGCTTTCAGACGTCTTGATGCGCCTCCACCGCTCCTTTCCTGCGCTGCTGCTGGGTTTGCCCATGGCAACACCCATCGCTGTTGCTGCCGAGGATGCAGCCTTGGCCCCCGAGGTTCAGCGGCGGGTTGCCGTGGTGGTGCTGGCGCGCCGAATTCGCGGCTACACCGCCATGGCCAAGGCCAGCAGCGATTGCCTGGTGGAGCAGGGTCGTCTTCAGCGCCATCAGGCCAATCAAGCCCTGGCGATTTCGCTTGAGGAGTTGGGCATCAGCCGGAGCATGCTGGCGAATCCCCTGGTGGTCGCCGTCAGTCCACGCTTTCAGCGTCTGCTGGATGACAGCTGCGCCCTGGATCCGACCAA
It contains:
- a CDS encoding acireductone dioxygenase — its product is MSRLSIFPDETASDAPDRHVLRLESHDPAVIQAELRRRGIGFEQWPAEQGLPEGADKATILQVYATAIARVQRDGSYATVDAIRMTPDHPDRESLRCKFLEEHTHAEDEVRFFVEGYGLFVLHIGSEVLSVLCERGDLMRVPAGTRHWFDMGSQPRFCAVRWFNNPEGWVAQYTGSSIAQRFPRLD